ATTACACAAGGTGCGCGTGACTCACCGTCACAGAGTCGGCTGAAGTAGTGATACATACATTACTACTAATCGTTAAAACGACAAAGAAAACAAGTTTTGGGAACAAAACAAGAGGGCTAAAATTGTTACGAGATTTCAATAGAGGGAATGCAGGGAGTTGCAGACGGATGTCTAAACCGTCCCACATTCCCTCGTCAAGTTCTCCATTTTTTTCTCCCTCTTCTTGTTCTGTTCTAAGAGTAGATATTACTATACACTAGATATGCAGTCCACAATTATACTACCTAAAACTTCTAGCTTAATACCTTAAAAGTTGTCTTGAGGTTAACATAAACTACAGCCGTTGAAGAAGCCGCAAACCAAAGCCTTAGGGACATGGATCAAAGTAGCAAGTATATGCTCGCCTTGCTTCCTGCACATATTCATTATCTGCACCAAGTACAAAAACCCTGATATAATTAGCCCCTCAGATCATATGTCGTTTGTCACGAAGGGCATATAGGAAGTACACTAAAGGAGGTGACCTGCCAATTTCTTAGCTTGTTCCTTGGTCAACATTACGTAGAAGCCTCCGCTCGTCTGTCCACTTATCATGCTTTTCGAACTACAAATTCAAGTATTCAACAaccaaaataaaacaaacaaacaaattggGCAACTCAAAAGATGTTCAAAACTATGCCAAACATACCTGCCAGCATCTTCCACCAATCTGGCGTAAAGACCCGTTACAGCCTCCTCATTAACTGAGCGATATTGTTTGGTAAACTTGGGTTTCACATAGACAGAGTACTGACAATTACAAAAACAAAGGACGTCGTGGGTGAGATAATAAGCAGTAATGACAGCTTTAAGAAACGAATCCGTTTTCAAAATGGTTATTTTCcgcaaattaattaattatcaaaaaGGGTCAACTTTCCTCTCTAAAAACCTAGCCTCCATTATTATTCGGGGGCTTCCATCGATCatccatcgatggtaagccccacaaaagctttcttaaacaactaatattatgcagatctatcttattttcaataatagtctcccttttggtgagatctgttgttccgtcccttctttcggggtttttccattttttcgtgggattgttatcaatataataagttttaatcgacggggagattatcagatttgtttcgtggatgaatacatcaagacggctacactgtttccctccatcaagaaggatgcaacgacatcgattattcatagattcaagaaatttatgattttggagCGGCAGCGCCATTACCAGTACTTAGATAgttattttgaatgtattttttacgttagcaatcttgattttcctttgtctatttgttatcttcattgtaacctacgcctagttgattattaatgagatgacaatttcaaaaaaaaaaaaaaaaagggtcaaCTTTCAAATTTATTACcgaaaatgggtccacgtaggatCGGATTTATCGAACCTAGGCTGAGGAGGCAAATCGCCAGCCCGCTTGGCAACTTGTTTCGTTGTATAATCCAGAAATCACCTTCCCCTTTCCCACTTAGAAAAATCGCCAGCTCGGGTGGCGTTTTGAGAGTGGGGTCAAATTTTGCAAAGCTTTGGATATAGTTGCTGACCAACTTGGCGACTTGGATCCGAGCCTAGCTTCAGtcatgacgtggacccattttgggtaataaaTTTGAAAGTCGACCaattttaataattaatttgtGAAAAATGCCCGTTTTGGAAAAAAGTTCTTAAGAAACAGAGCAAAAGTGGGTAGTTACAATGAAATTCAAAGGAATACCTTAGTCAGACCTCCCTCGTTTTCCTTGTTATCCAAGGTATCTGCACATAGACCGCAAACAATGTTAGTACTTATCGAGCTAAGAATTAGCCGAATAATGCAAGGATGGCATGATATTACCAACTGAAAGTTTCTGATCAACAGTCTTGCTGCCTGAGTTATTCCACATAGAAACAAGACGCGCCCAATAACTTTCCCAAAGCTCTTGGAATACGTGGTTAGTAAGCGAATATTTGAAGTGAGTGATGCACAATGGGTAGCGCTGTCAAGAGAGAAGAGAAACACAAGTGTCATCACAAATAAGTATTTACGTGAAGGACACGGCAAAAAGGGTTAGTAGAGGAACCTTTTCCCAATGTTTTGTCATCTCAGCAATCTGAGCAAACACCTTAGCATGCTCAGCAGTAATATCCTTCCTGCATGTGAGGATTGGTGGCTTGTAGCTTTCTGGATATGTCCTGAAAGCTTGAATATGTACTTTGCCGATATCAATGGTTGAGAATGAGTCAATAACAACAGCGACAGAGGGCTCCATCAACTCTTGGATGCGCATTTGAGTCTTCACATCGGAAGCAGTGACAATCAAGGCAGAAGTATCAGTAATATACCATCCAACCACATTTTCCAAGCCTCCAAGCTGTACAAGACCAATCTTATTACTAGGAAACGGCCCAATTTGGGGTAGGGAGGCGAGGCAGCCAATATATtcaatgaattaaaatgaaatgaATAACAGAAATAAGTTTATTAACATTAACACAAGAGAAACACGAGTATAAAGGACACACATGATAATTCTTGAACTAAACAACGCGAATTCCACATATCCATGGCGATGTTACATATTAGCCGGCTATGGCCGTGTATCAGCCAGTGGCGTAGCCACATATATGGTTGTGGCTTTTCGACAATTGACGTTTTTAAAATTTTACGTCTTTAAGACCCCGTAATAAGAGATGAATAACAATTACATTAGAATAGACCCACAGGTAAAAGATTCTGGCTCCGCCACTGGTATCAACAACTACATAAAAGGATCTCCAAATACTATTTCACACATGGATTTTCCGACACTTGGTCAAAGGATAGCTAATATAGCCAAGACGGCTTATATGatcaataaaaacaaagcaaaccaTGACATTGGACGAACCGCCACATTTTTCATACGCCACAATTTACAATAATAGAATTTATGCAATTAAAAGAATAACCTTCTTCTGAGTCTCAAAGTAATGCAGCAATTGGGAGTGAACATCAACACAAGTCTCAGTATCGTCAACAGGCAATGCAACCGCGTCCAAGACAATGATCACATTGCCAAAAATCTTGCCCATCAATAAACCGACCACCTCTCTAGTCGTTTTATAACGCTTATCCAACAACTTGAAGATATCTCCCGCTCTGACACACTCATGGGAACTAGCATCCATTACCAACTTTAACAGAACCAGATTTGACATCTTGACCTGTTTAAAGTAAACAGGGTTGTTTATCCATGGTTTCTCTTGTTGGCCCAAAAAGTCGTTTAACGAAATTGGGTCAAGGATTGTTGTGATGTTGTTATCACGTTGCCAGGTTTCTCTGGCTGCGGCCGATGATTTGAAGTCTGCTAGGCGTGAATGTTCCATTGTAGATCTAATTCGAACACAGTAAAAATATGCAACTCAGAATTCACTGTCTAATACTCACTCCGTCACGCTCAATTGTTATCCTTTTCTATTTCtggtgtctcggtcaattgttgtcctttctattttagtaaTGCATTTGataaacaatttgatcattcacattcaatttgacccacttgtcatctaataattgacTCCCTCTTATTTTCTTTATCTTTGTgacaaaaccaaaggacaacaattgagcgggacggagggagtacttggTAAATTAGCGTAACATGTAAATCATGTTTCACAAATCACAAAGACAAAACTATGTCATCCTTAAATTAGCAAAATTGAACTGATCAGCAAAAACAGCAGGTAAATCATCATGTTCTTTGTGAGCCTTATCATAATCAATAAaatgtcacaagcttgtgaccggaATAGTGCCGTCACAAACGATGATTAGTGTTTAATCAAGGTTAATCGAGGAACTATctaataaataaaacaattaaaaattaaaactaaaatcgATAACTTTACATGAATTAAGAAGATGAAAAACGAAAATTACCTTGGTTGTTGTCAAAAGATTAGGATGAAGGGATTTTGCAGATAAAAAGCGATTCCGGCGTTGTGTACAATTTAAATGGGCTGCCTTTTATACTTTCTCCAATCCCTTCGGGCAATTCGATCCGGTTATTTGTTATCTTATTTTATGTTTGGGTATATcacttaattgttgtcctttttattttaagaatgaatttgacaAATAATTTGATCATCATATTCAATTTGATTCACTTGTaatttagtaattgaccccttGAGCGcaattgaccgggacagaggaataatataaaagatagtcatgtgagatctttttTAAAGTGTTTTACCTAAAATATTGTGAATATCGaatttttataagttttattAATATGTAATTAAAGATATGAACAAAAAAAACGAGGTATTGATATACGTGTATAAAGTAAATGTAAAGAATTgaattgaatggagggagtataaacaaAGGGATGGTTAGGCTCCGGAATCCGGATCAAACGAGACATGGATAAGTTGTCTTGTATAACCCGTTTAGAATATTTTATTATACGACTTTTCTATAGGATCGTCTGATATTACTGTGTATAAAATTAGCTTAAATAAAAGAATAATATTCTAAAATTAACATTTGATTTActatttaaattaatataatactctctcccatccagaccaaaggtaacatggaTCCACTTTTTGTGAGGGAAAAAGTGAGTCTATGTTATCTTTGGTCTGGATGAGAGGGATTATATGAATCTTAAACTTGAAAACTGAGGTTTATAAAAAGAAAACTTAAAAATTGAAGTTTTTCAAAATTATTTCCTTAATAATTAGGGTAATTATGAGTTTCCACATCATTTTTTCATATCTCAATAATATTCTTTTTTATTAGTTTATGGATTTTTCTAACTTGTATATATTTATATTGCTTAATCAAACTAGAATCGTGTGTCACCACAAAACCAAAGTCAAAGTCTCAAAGACAATAAACAAGCTCAGTTCTTTCCTTCTATTTGTTCACGTATAAGATGGTCTCATTCCATTCGCTATctaataaaagaagaagaaaattaGAAATTTTCTCGTCTTTAACACTCTTAGCTAGAAATTGGGCCTAACTTCAGAAGATTATTCGAGACATATATTGAGCTGATATATAATCCTTATGTGTCACAATATCTTATTACTAAACTTAGGGTTGTCAATGATATGAGCCGGCTCGTTGAGCCCTCGGAATCTGCTAGGTCAAACCAAGCTCGAGCTTGACTAAATACGAGCCAAGTCCGAGCACAGAAAAGCTCGGCTTAAAAGCTCGTTTAGAATCCTTTATAATATTTTTTTGTACAAGAAGCTACATATCATATGACTGACGGTGAACACCAAGGCAATTCTCCTTTGGCGTGCAAATTTGTTGGAGTGACTCAACCTTCGTTTTCCGACATAATTTCAGTTCAATTCCATTTTAGCTAATTCAGTTCGATTTGGTTCAATTTAAATCATACTCCATAGTTGCTCTTCTGTTTAGTTTATTTAAAAGCAATTGTAAACTATGAGTCGCAGGGGCGAAGCTAGTAGGTAGCAAGGGGTAGCGGCCGCTACCCCAAGTgaaaaaaaatcaataaataaGTCGTGTTTTAGCTACCCCAAATGTGATTAAGGAAAGAATAATTATAAGGAAGTGTATAAGTTAAGCATCAAAATAGATGTGCTTCAGTGGTAGATTGGTATAAATAGTTGTCTCTAATGCAACACATCTAAGGTTCGAATCCCACTATCCTCaaattttttgttatttttgactTTTTCAATGACCTCATTAAATGTTTCTGTGATTTGAACGGGAATCTGAAACAAATCAATAAACTTCCTTATTAAGTTATTTAATACACCTGATTTAATTTtggttatttaattaatttatttttactttttGCTAATTTTCAAATTGTCAATATTCATTATTTTAGGGTATTAAGAATTTCTTTTTGCCCTAAAATTATTAAATTTTCTTTCAATGATGGTATAAAGCCCGAACCAAAATAATGTCGAAAAATAAGAATAAAGATAAGTTGTTGATTCTATGAAAATGTTTATCCCATTACATTAAAAAAATGTTCAATTCATTGTAAGTTATAATGCAAAAATCAAAATTATTTTTACAAAATAATATAATGATAAGTTGAACTATACAATCAAAACCTCCAAGCCATTACATTGGTCTATTTGATTATATATTGTGAgtttgtaatttgaatttttaTATGTTGCATAGTACGATGTAACATTTTTAcgattttcaattttcaaatagtATAGCCTTAAAATATTCGCTACCCCAAATAAAAATTCTTGGCTTCGCCCCTGATGAGTCGAGACTCGAGTGGACATACTGACATGGATCGAACAATGACTGCATTCTACTATTTTACTTCTAAAATTTCAGATTTGTTTGTGATCTACTTCTACACTTCTACAATACCAACTTGTCAAATGTCGAGTTGATCCGAACAACAGAAGTATTCGGGTGAAATAAAGTAGAcggatttttgaattttcaatgatGCAGGCATGCACCGAGTAAATCCCAGTACAATCTCGGCCTTAAGTACCAAAGACTCGAGCAGAGTATCCATATACTTGCAAACGACAAAAGATAAAACGGTTCCTAATCAAAACTTACTCCGGCAAACTGGCATCTTTATATAACACAAAATGGTCTTAGCATACACACTGCTTTGGGTCATCAGTGTTCTTCTGATGTACTCGTGTACCCTGCATCAGAAATAGGAAAATAAGCAAAGGAGCATTTACTGTCAAATGAACTTTTCATAAACAAATACCGAACCCGGACCGGCACATAGTTTGCATCTTGATTCCATCAAAAAAAGATTTCTATTTAGTAAGACGGAAAATGAAAGGAGGAAACAATTAAACAAAACCAGTTAGATACTATTCAGAAAGGGGGGAAACACAAATTCTGCACATGCCACCAATAGCCGATGCCAAAAAATTGACTTTTTCGCTGGAACGTGTGTTTAGGGAGTGACGaattgaattgggaacgatttaACATGAAGGTCTTACAAATTTTCGAATTTACTAAAAAGGAAGATTTGACAATTCATCCTATATTACTAATAGTTTGCATCTTGATTCCATCAAAAAAACTATGTCTATTTAGTAAGACGGAAAATGAAAGGAGGAAACAAAACAAGTTAGATAGAATTCAGAAAGAGGGGAAACACAACTTCTGCACGTGCCACCAATAGTCGATACCAAAAAATTAACTTTTTTGCTGGAACGTGTGTTTAGGGAGTGacgtaaaataaataaataaataattgggaACGATTAGTAATTCAAGGACAGGATATCTGAGTCCTAAATGACAATTACTTATGGATAAGTTCCCAACATCAAACTAATCTTATTAGAAAGAAATGGTACCTGAATTAGGAAAATAAGATAGTTCCACTTTGTCTCACACTTTCACCTACACAATTCAATATATTCCGGGTTAAGGACACCATGAATGATCTCAGCTGAGCCAACAATCTTCATATATGATAGTTAACTGGTTACAAGCGATACTTGCACCAGTACATGAgaaagaacaagaacaaagggAGAAAAAGGAAGCAAATGAGCACACGCGAAAGTGAAATATAGGTCAAAGAAAGTAAAATCCGCGATTACTGGTAGAAAATAATAAAAACTTACTAGTGATCATAGT
This sequence is a window from Silene latifolia isolate original U9 population chromosome 8, ASM4854445v1, whole genome shotgun sequence. Protein-coding genes within it:
- the LOC141596176 gene encoding COP9 signalosome complex subunit 5-like isoform X3; amino-acid sequence: MSNLVLLKLVMDASSHECVRAGDIFKLLDKRYKTTREVVGLLMGKIFGNVIIVLDAVALPVDDTETCVDVHSQLLHYFETQKKLGGLENVVGWYITDTSALIVTASDVKTQMRIQELMEPSVAVVIDSFSTIDIGKVHIQAFRTYPESYKPPILTCRKDITAEHAKVFAQIAEMTKHWEKRYPLCITHFKYSLTNHVFQELWESYWARLVSMWNNSGSKTVDQKLSVDTLDNKENEGGLTKYSVYVKPKFTKQYRSVNEEAVTGLYARLVEDAGSSKSMISGQTSGGFYVMLTKEQAKKLADNEYVQEARRAYTCYFDPCP
- the LOC141596176 gene encoding COP9 signalosome complex subunit 5b-like isoform X1, with product MEHSRLADFKSSAAARETWQRDNNITTILDPISLNDFLGQQEKPWINNPVYFKQVKMSNLVLLKLVMDASSHECVRAGDIFKLLDKRYKTTREVVGLLMGKIFGNVIIVLDAVALPVDDTETCVDVHSQLLHYFETQKKLGGLENVVGWYITDTSALIVTASDVKTQMRIQELMEPSVAVVIDSFSTIDIGKVHIQAFRTYPESYKPPILTCRKDITAEHAKVFAQIAEMTKHWEKRYPLCITHFKYSLTNHVFQELWESYWARLVSMWNNSGSKTVDQKLSVDTLDNKENEGGLTKYSVYVKPKFTKQYRSVNEEAVTGLYARLVEDAGSSKSMISGQTSGGFYVMLTKEQAKKLADNEYVQEARRAYTCYFDPCP
- the LOC141596176 gene encoding COP9 signalosome complex subunit 5b-like isoform X2; protein product: MEHSRLADFKSSAAARETWQRDNNITTILDPISLNDFLGQQEKPWINNPVYFKQVKMSNLVLLKLVMDASSHECVRAGDIFKLLDKRYKTTREVVGLLMGKIFGNVIIVLDAVALPVDDTETCVDVHSQLLHYFETQKKTQMRIQELMEPSVAVVIDSFSTIDIGKVHIQAFRTYPESYKPPILTCRKDITAEHAKVFAQIAEMTKHWEKRYPLCITHFKYSLTNHVFQELWESYWARLVSMWNNSGSKTVDQKLSVDTLDNKENEGGLTKYSVYVKPKFTKQYRSVNEEAVTGLYARLVEDAGSSKSMISGQTSGGFYVMLTKEQAKKLADNEYVQEARRAYTCYFDPCP